Proteins encoded by one window of Arachis hypogaea cultivar Tifrunner chromosome 1, arahy.Tifrunner.gnm2.J5K5, whole genome shotgun sequence:
- the LOC112795468 gene encoding uncharacterized protein has protein sequence MGDLRYQCEYCHALFWYDERIRKHYNTSDPKYTLCCRGGQVEIPHLQDAPKVLYDLLYNDDAKSKHFRDNIRTYNSMFQFTSMGAKVDRNINSKRGPPTFILCGENYHLMGSLIPKVGSPAKFAQLYVFDTQNEVQNRIAVIRGEENNKIHEDIVRDLKKMLDEHNVLVKAFRMVRESISVEPRSMVKLRLLGKRGKDGRRYNLPSTNEVAALIVGDFDINRTDRDIVVETQSHKLQRITQLNPAYLGLQYPLLFPYGEDGYKEEIPLNKSNANEGKGRQEVSMKEFFAFRIQERLADGSPLLYSRRLFQQFLVDGYSMIESARLNYIRLDQEKFRCEMYKGIKEAVLSGETRPSSCGKRIILPSSFTGGPRYMIQNYQDAMAICKVVGYPDLFITFTCNPKWPELEDFLKNRELNAEDRPDMICRAFKVKLDHLIKDIKTNKIFGRVCAVVYTIEFQKRGLPHAHILIFLHRDDKYPTADDIDKIISAEIPDKYQDQEYYEAVEKHMMHGPCGTLRKESPCMENGKCIRHFPKRFVDTTTIDDDGYPIYRRRDDDKTINKSGVDLDNRYVVPHNRSLLLKYGAHINVEWCNQSRSIKYLFKYVNKGNDRVTASFYRSATKDPEDDKIDEVSMYYDCRYISPCEAAWRIFGYNLHYRDPSVVRLGFHLENEQTIIFKDHENIDDVAREASIKESMFLGWFDANKQYSAARSLTYAEFPTKFVWKAKEREWCPRKSHSVIGRIFFVPPGSGEVYYLRLLLNFAKGPTCYEDIRTVDGILYPTFRDACYARGLLDDDREYIDAIEEASHWGSGIFLHKLFATLLFSNSMERPEHVWENTWSLLSDDILHRQRTLLDNPDLHLTDEELKELTLIDVENIMNIYNRSLKDFPTMPFPNMDACSLQLMASGTNRLICDELRYDRRRLAEEHATYLQQLTDEQKVVYKEIMLAVHSRKGGVFFLYGYGGTGKTFVWKTLASALRSKGEIVLTVASSGIASLLLPGGRTAHSRFAIPLNLDEYSTCNIKQGSHLAELLIKSKLIIWDEAPMVNKHCIEALDRTMRDILRFKNSNSLNEPFGGKTIVFGGDFRQILPVIPKGTRQEIVNATINSSYIWNSCKILSLTKNMRLQTNGSHTTCQELKQFADWILAIGDGRYGTSNDGVDSVKIPDDILINDWDDPIVAICKATYPEMFRGTNVEYRAEDRAILAPTLQIVDEINQYMMSLNPAETITYYSSDKACATEANNDLLASIHTPEFLNTIKCSGVPNHELTVKVGTPIMLLRNIDHSAGLCNGTRLVITKLGKHIIEARSIAGRNSGQKVFIPRMNLSPSDHRIPFRFQRRQFPIMVSYAMTINKSQGQSLSKVGLILKKPVFTHGQLYVALSRVTHKKGLKVLLCHEEGDNKETDNVVFKEVFRNVA, from the exons ATGGGTGATCTACGCTATCAATGTGAATATTGTCATGCGTTGTTTTGGTATGACGAAAGAATCCGAAAACATTACAATACGAGTGATCCCAAATATACACTTTGTTGTAGAGGTGGGCAAGTAGAGATTCCACACTTACAGGATGCTCCTAAAGTGTTGTATGATTTGTTGTACAATGATGATGCCAAAAGCAAGCACTTTCGTGACAACATAAGGACTTATAATAGTATGTTTCAATTCACATCGATGGGGGCAAAGGTTGACCGTAATATCAATTCCAAAAGGGGACCACCGACATTTATTCTATGTGGTGAGAATTATCACTTGATGGGTAGTTTGATACCCAAAGTAGGGAGTCCTGCTAAATTTGCACAACTGTATGTATTTGATACCCAAAATGAGGTGCAAAATCGTATCGCTGTTATCAG ggGGGAAGAGAACAATAAAATTCACGAAGATATTGTCAGAGACTTGAAGAAAATGCTTGATGAGCATAATGTTTTGGTCAAAGCATTTCGCATGGTTAGGGAATCAATTAGTGTTGAGCCTAGATCAATGGTGAAATTGAGGCTATTGGGTAAGAGAGGCAAGGATGGTAGAAGGTATAATTTACCATCAACCAACGAGGTGGCAGCTTTGATTGTGGGTGATTTTGATATAAACAGAACTGATAGGGACATCGTGGTAGAGACACAAAGTCATAAATTGCAACGGATTACTCAACTTAATCCTGCATATTTAGGCTTACAATATCCGTTATTGTTTCCCTATGGAGAGGATGGATACAAAGAAGAGATACCCCTCAATAAGAGTAATGCTAATGAAGGAAAAGGAAGACAAGAGGTATCCATGAAGGAATTCTTTGCTTTCCGAATACAAGAGAGATTGGCTGATGGATCCCCATTACTATATTCAAGAAGATTGTTCCAACAGTTTCTGGTTGATGGTTACTCCATGATTGAGTCAGCAAGGTTAAATTATATACGTCTTGATCAAGAGAAGTTCAGATGTGAGATGTACAAGGGAATTAAAGAAGCTGTTTTAAGTGGAGAAACTAGACCGTCATCCTGTGGTAAAAGAATTATTTTACCCTCATCATTTACTGGAGGACCAAGGTATATGATCCAAAACTACCAAGATGCTATGGCTATATGTAAAGTGGTTGGTTATCCCGATCTGTTCATTACATTCACATGCAATCCTAAGTGGCCTGAGCTGGAAGACTTCCTAAAAAATAGAGAACTAAATGCAGAAGACCGTCCAGACATGATTTGCAGGGCTTTCAAAGTGAAATTGGATCATTTAATAAAAGATATCAAAACAAACAAGATATTCGGTAGAGTTTGTGCAG TTGTTTATACCATTGAATTTCAAAAACGTGGACTCCCACATGCCCACATACTCATTTTCCTTCATCGGGATGATAAGTATCCAACTGCGGATGACATAGACAAAATTATTTCAGCTGAGATACCGGACAAGTACCAAGATCAAGAATATTACGAAGCTGTTgaaaaacacatgatgcatggtCCATGTGGTACACTTAGGAAAGAGTCTCCATGCATGGAGAATGGCAAATGCATACGCCACTTTCCTAAAAGATTTGTTGACACCACAACAATCGATGATGATGGGTATCCAATATATAGACGAAGAGATGATGACAAAACAATAAATAAGTCCGGTGTTGATCTTGACAACCGATATGTCGTACCACACAATAGATCATTATTATTGAAATATGGAGCACATATTAATGTGGAGTGGTGTAATCAGTCAAGGTCAATTAAGTACTTATTTAAGTATGTGAACAAAGGAAATGACCGTGTTACAGCTTCTTTTTATAGGAGTGCTACTAAAGATCCTGAAGATGACAAAATTGATGAAGTTAGCATGTATTATGATTGTAGATACATATCTCCATGTGAAGCAGCTTGGAGAATTTTTGGATACAATCTCCATTATAGAGATCCCTCTGTTGTAAGGCTGGGGTTCCACTTGGAGAATGAGCAAACCATTATTTTCAAAGACCATGAAAACATAGACGATGTTGCTAGAGAAGCCTCCATTAAAGAATCTATGTTTTTGGGATGGTTTGATGCAAATAAACAATATTCTGCAGCAAGATCCCTAACCTATGCTGAATTTCCTACAAAGTTTGTTTGGAAGGCTAAAGAAAGGGAATGGTGTCCACGTAAATCTCATTCGGTTATTGGCAGGATTTTCTTTGTACCACCTGGATCTGGGGAAGTATACTATCTAAGGCTACTACTTAACTTTGCCAAAGGACCTACATGCTATGAAGATATCAGGACTGTTGATGGAATTTTGTACCCAACCTTTAGAGATGCATGCTATGCAAGAGGTCTTCTAGATGATGATAGAGAATATATCGATGCAATAGAGGAAGCAAGTCATTGGGGTTCAGGAATATTTTTGCACAAACTCTTTGCGACATTGttgttttcaaattcaatggAGAGGCCTGAACATGTATGGGAAAACACATGGAGTTTGTTATCCGATGACATACTTCATCGTCAAAGAACCCTCCTCGACAACCCTG ATTTGCACCTAACAGATGAAGAGTTAAAGGAATTAACTCTAATAGATGTTGAGAACATAATGAATATCTATAACAGGAGCCTCAAGGATTTCCCAACAATGCCGTTCCCAAACATGGACGCATGTTCATTGCAGTTGATGGCAAGTGGGACTAATCGGCTGATATGTGATGAGCTTCGATATGATAGGCGAAGATTAGCAGAAGAACATGCTACTTACTTACAACAATTGACAGATGAGCAGAAAGTGGTGTACAAAGAAATCATGTTGGCTGTTCATAGTAGGAAAGGGGGAGTATTCTTCCTTTATGGATATGGTGGAACAGGAAAAACATTTGTTTGGAAGACCTTGGCTTCCGCATTGAGATCTAAAGGCGAAATTGTACTAACTGTTGCCTCAAGCGGAATAGCATCTCTTCTATTACCAGGTGGGCGGACAGCACACTCACGCTTTGCAATTCCACTTAACTTAGATGAGTACTCAACATGCAACATAAAGCAAGGTAGTCATCTAGCTGAACTATTAATTAAAAGCAAACTCATCATTTGGGATGAAGCACCAATGGTAAACAAGCACTGTATTGAAGCTCTTGATAGGACTATGCGAGATATCTTACGATTCAAGAATTCTAACAGCCTCAACGAGCCATTTGGAGGGAAGACAATTGTATTCGGAGGTGACTTTCGTCAAATACTACCTGTGATACCGAAAGGTACTAGACAGGAAATTGTCAATGCAACGATAAATTCATCGTATATATGGAACAGCTGCAAGATTTTATCTCTAACAAAAAATATGCGTCTACAAACAAACGGGAGCCATACAACATGTCAGGAGTTAAAGCAGTTTGCAGATTGGATATTGGCTATTGGGGATGGAAGATATGGTACATCTAATGATGGAGTTGATAGTGTAAAAATCCCGGATGACATCCTAATTAATGATTGGGATGATCCTATTGTAGCTATTTGTAAAGCTACTTACCCGGAAATGTTTAGAGGAACAAATGTTGAATATAGAGCAGAGGATCGAGCCATACTAGCACCGACCTTGCAAATTGTGGATGAGATAAACCAATATATGATGAGCTTGAACCCAGCtgaaactataacatattatagcTCTGACAAAGCTTGTGCAACAGAAGCCAACAATGACTTGCTAGCATCTATACATACTCCTGAATTTCTAAACACAATCAAGTGTTCTGGAGTACCAAATCATGAGTTAACTGTGAAGGTTGGGACACCTATAATGCTATTGCGGAACATTGATCATTCTGCCGGGCTGTGTAATGGAACACGCTTAGTAATCACTAAACTTGGAAAACATATCATTGAAGCAAGGAGCATAGCAGGGAGAAATTCTGGCCAAAAGGTGTTTATCCCAAGAATGAACTTAAGTCCTTCGGATCACAGAATACCATTCAGGTTCCAACGAAGACAATTTCCCATTATGGTATCCTATGCCATGACTATCAATAAAAGCCAAGGGCAATCACTTTCGAAagttggtttgattttaaaaaagccAGTTTTTACCCACGGTCAGTTATATGTTGCCCTCTCAAGAGTTACACACAAGAAGGGGCTAAAGGTTTTGTTATGTCATGAGGAAGGTGATAACAAAGAGACAGACAATGTGGTTTTCAAGGAAGTATTCAGAAATGTTGCCTGA
- the LOC112712970 gene encoding uncharacterized protein yields the protein MDTLLSNTPHQSLHPDKENMPYTIDSHAMNQKDSKVKWSTNCRTALADLPFNTANLPQDIETKKNARRVRALKLAESRHYNTTQFQQGMRGTTTLYESPTTHGSPEYWHMGDLRYQCEYCHALFWYDERIRKHYNTSDPKYTLCCRGGQVEIPHLQDAPKVLYDLLYNDDAKSKHFRDNIRTYNSMFQFTSMGAKVDRNINSKRGPPTFILCGENYHLMGSLIPKVGSPAKFAQLYVFDTQNEVQNRIAVIRGEENNKIHEDIVRDLKKMLDEHNVLVKAFRMVRESISVEPRSMVKLRLLGKRGKDGRRYNLPSTNEVAALIVGDFDINRTDRDIVVETQSHKLQRITQLNPAYLGLQYPLLFPYGEDGYKEEIPLNKSNANEGKGRQEVSMKEFFAFRIQERLADGSPLLYSRRLFQQFLVDGYSMIESARLNYIRLDQEKFRCEMYKGIKEAVLSGETRPSSCGKRIILPSSFTGGPRYMIQNYQDAMAICKVVGYPDLFITFTCNPKWPELEDFLKNRELNAEDRPDMICRAFKVKLDHLIKDIKTNKIFGRVCAVVYTIEFQKRGLPHAHILIFLHRDDKYPTADDIDKIISAEIPDKYQDQEYYEAVEKHMMHGPCGTLRKESPCMENGKCIRHFPKRFVDTTTIDDDGYPIYRRRDDDKTINKSGVDLDNRYVVPHNRSLLLKYGAHINVEWCNQSRSIKYLFKYVNKGNDRVTASFYRSATEDPEDDKIDEVSMYYDCRYISPCEAAWRIFGYNLHYRDPSVVRLGFHLENEQTIIFKDHENIDDVAREASIKESMFLGWFDANKQYSAARSLTYAEFPTKFVWKAKEREWCPRKSHSVIGRIFFVPPGSGEVYYLRLLLNFAKGPTCYEDIRTVDGILYPTFRDACYARGLLDDDREYIDAIEEASHWGSGIFLHKLFATLLFSNSMERPEHVWENTWSLLSDDILHRQRTLLDNPDLHLTDEELKELTLIDVENIMNIYNRSLKDFPTMPFPNMDACSLQLMASGTNRLICDELRYDRRRLAEEHATYLQQLTDEQKVVYKEIMLAVHSRKGGVFFLYGYGGTGKTFVWKTLASALRSKGEIVLTVASSGIASLLLPGGRTAHSRFAIPLNLDEYSTCNIKQGSHLAELLIKSKLIIWDEAPMVNKHCIEALDRTMRDILRFKNSNSLNEPFGGKTIVFGGDFRQILPVIPKGTRQEIVNATINSSYIWNSCKILSLTKNMRLQTNGSHTTCQELKQFADWILAIGDGRYGTSNDGVDSVKIPDDILINDWDDPIVAICKATYPEMFRGTNVEYRAEDRAILAPTLQIVDEINQYMMSLNPAETITYYSSDKACATEANNDLLASIHTPEFLNTIKCSGVPNHELTVKVGTPIMLLRNIDHSAGLCNGTRLVITKLGKHIIEARSIAGRNSGQKVFIPRMNLSPSDHRIPFRFQRRQFPIMVSYAMTINKSQGQSLSKVGLILKKPVFTHGQLYVALSRVTHKKGLKVLLCHEEGDNKETDNVVFKEVFRNVA from the exons ATGGACACATTACTAAGTAACACACCACACCAAAGCCTACATCCAGATAAGGAAAACATGCCCTATACAATAGATTCTCATGCTATGAATCAGAAGGATAGCAAAGTCAAATGGTCAACAAATTGCAGAACAGCTCTCGCAGATTTACCCTTCAATACTGCTAACTTGCCACAGGATATAG AGACAAAAAAGAATGCTAGAAGAGTCAGAGCATTGAAACTAGCTGAGAGTAGGCACTATAACACCACTCAATTTCAACAag GTATGCGAGGAACAACTACCCTTTATGAGAGTCCAACAACCCATGGATCTCCAG AATATTGGCACATGGGTGATCTACGCTATCAATGTGAATATTGTCATGCGTTGTTTTGGTATGACGAAAGAATCCGAAAACATTACAATACGAGTGATCCCAAATATACACTTTGTTGTAGAGGTGGGCAAGTAGAGATTCCACACTTACAGGATGCTCCTAAAGTGTTGTATGATTTGTTGTACAATGATGATGCCAAAAGCAAGCACTTTCGTGACAACATAAGGACTTATAATAGTATGTTTCAATTCACATCGATGGGGGCAAAGGTTGACCGTAATATCAATTCCAAAAGGGGACCACCGACATTTATTCTATGTGGTGAGAATTATCACTTGATGGGTAGTTTGATACCCAAAGTAGGGAGTCCTGCTAAATTTGCACAACTGTATGTATTTGATACCCAAAATGAGGTGCAAAATCGTATCGCTGTTATCAG ggGGGAAGAGAACAATAAAATTCACGAAGATATTGTCAGAGACTTGAAGAAAATGCTTGATGAGCATAATGTTTTGGTCAAAGCATTTCGCATGGTTAGGGAATCAATTAGTGTTGAGCCTAGATCAATGGTGAAATTGAGGCTATTGGGTAAGAGAGGCAAGGATGGTAGAAGGTATAATTTACCATCAACCAACGAGGTGGCAGCTTTGATTGTGGGTGATTTTGATATAAACAGAACTGATAGGGACATCGTGGTAGAGACACAAAGTCATAAATTGCAACGGATTACTCAACTTAATCCTGCATATTTAGGCTTACAATATCCGTTATTGTTTCCCTATGGAGAGGATGGATACAAAGAAGAGATACCCCTCAATAAGAGTAATGCTAATGAAGGAAAAGGAAGACAAGAGGTATCCATGAAGGAATTCTTTGCTTTCCGAATACAAGAGAGATTGGCTGATGGATCCCCATTACTATATTCAAGAAGATTGTTCCAACAGTTTCTGGTTGATGGTTACTCCATGATTGAGTCAGCAAGGTTAAATTATATACGTCTTGATCAAGAGAAGTTCAGATGTGAGATGTACAAGGGAATTAAAGAAGCTGTTTTAAGTGGAGAAACTAGACCGTCATCCTGTGGTAAAAGAATTATTTTACCCTCATCATTTACTGGAGGACCAAGGTATATGATCCAAAACTACCAAGATGCTATGGCTATATGTAAAGTGGTTGGTTATCCCGATCTGTTCATTACATTCACATGCAATCCTAAGTGGCCTGAGCTGGAAGACTTCCTAAAAAATAGAGAACTAAATGCAGAAGACCGTCCAGACATGATTTGCAGGGCTTTCAAAGTGAAATTGGATCATTTAATAAAAGATATCAAAACAAACAAGATATTCGGTAGAGTTTGTGCAG TTGTTTATACCATTGAATTTCAAAAACGTGGACTCCCACATGCCCACATACTCATTTTCCTTCATCGGGATGATAAGTATCCAACTGCGGATGACATAGACAAAATTATTTCAGCTGAGATACCGGACAAGTACCAAGATCAAGAATATTACGAAGCTGTTgaaaaacacatgatgcatggtCCATGTGGTACACTTAGGAAAGAGTCTCCATGCATGGAGAATGGCAAATGCATACGCCACTTTCCTAAAAGATTTGTTGACACCACAACAATCGATGATGATGGGTATCCAATATATAGACGAAGAGATGATGACAAAACAATAAATAAGTCCGGTGTTGATCTTGACAACCGATATGTCGTACCACACAATAGATCATTATTATTGAAATATGGAGCACATATTAATGTGGAGTGGTGTAATCAGTCAAGGTCAATTAAGTACTTATTTAAGTATGTGAACAAAGGAAATGACCGTGTTACAGCTTCTTTTTATAGGAGTGCTACTGAAGATCCTGAAGATGACAAAATTGATGAAGTTAGCATGTATTATGATTGTAGATACATATCTCCATGTGAAGCAGCTTGGAGAATTTTTGGATACAATCTCCATTATAGAGATCCCTCTGTTGTAAGGCTGGGGTTCCACTTGGAGAATGAGCAAACCATTATTTTCAAAGACCATGAAAACATAGACGATGTTGCTAGAGAAGCCTCCATTAAAGAATCTATGTTTTTGGGATGGTTTGATGCAAATAAACAATATTCTGCAGCAAGATCCCTAACCTATGCTGAATTTCCTACAAAGTTTGTTTGGAAGGCTAAAGAAAGGGAATGGTGTCCACGTAAATCTCATTCGGTTATTGGCAGGATTTTCTTTGTACCACCTGGATCTGGGGAAGTATACTATCTAAGGCTACTACTTAACTTTGCCAAAGGACCTACATGCTATGAAGATATCAGGACTGTTGATGGAATTTTGTACCCAACCTTTAGAGATGCATGCTATGCAAGAGGTCTTCTAGATGATGATAGAGAATATATCGATGCAATAGAGGAAGCAAGTCATTGGGGTTCAGGAATATTTTTGCACAAACTCTTTGCGACATTGttgttttcaaattcaatggAGAGGCCTGAACATGTATGGGAAAACACATGGAGTTTGTTATCCGATGACATACTTCATCGTCAAAGAACCCTCCTCGACAACCCTG ATTTGCACCTAACAGATGAAGAGTTAAAGGAATTAACTCTAATAGATGTTGAGAACATAATGAATATCTATAACAGGAGCCTCAAGGATTTCCCAACAATGCCGTTCCCAAACATGGACGCATGTTCATTGCAGTTGATGGCAAGTGGGACTAATCGGCTGATATGTGATGAGCTTCGATATGATAGGCGAAGATTAGCAGAAGAACATGCTACTTACTTACAACAATTGACAGATGAGCAGAAAGTGGTGTACAAAGAAATCATGTTGGCTGTTCATAGTAGGAAAGGGGGAGTATTCTTCCTTTATGGATATGGTGGAACAGGAAAAACATTTGTTTGGAAGACCTTGGCTTCCGCATTGAGATCTAAAGGCGAAATTGTACTAACTGTTGCCTCAAGCGGAATAGCATCTCTTCTATTACCAGGTGGGCGGACAGCACACTCACGCTTTGCAATTCCACTTAACTTAGATGAGTACTCAACATGCAACATAAAGCAAGGTAGTCATCTAGCTGAACTATTAATTAAAAGCAAACTCATCATTTGGGATGAAGCACCAATGGTAAACAAGCACTGTATTGAAGCTCTTGATAGGACTATGCGAGATATCTTACGATTCAAGAATTCTAACAGCCTCAACGAGCCATTTGGAGGGAAGACAATTGTATTCGGAGGTGACTTTCGTCAAATACTACCTGTGATACCGAAAGGTACTAGACAGGAAATTGTCAATGCAACGATAAATTCATCGTATATATGGAACAGCTGCAAGATTTTATCTCTAACAAAAAATATGCGTCTACAAACAAACGGGAGCCATACAACATGTCAGGAGTTAAAGCAGTTTGCAGATTGGATATTGGCTATTGGGGATGGAAGATATGGTACATCTAATGATGGAGTTGATAGTGTAAAAATCCCGGATGACATCCTAATTAATGATTGGGATGATCCTATTGTAGCTATTTGTAAAGCTACTTACCCGGAAATGTTTAGAGGAACAAATGTTGAATATAGAGCAGAGGATCGAGCCATACTAGCACCGACCTTGCAAATTGTGGATGAGATAAACCAATATATGATGAGCTTGAACCCAGCtgaaactataacatattatagcTCTGACAAAGCTTGTGCAACAGAAGCCAACAATGACTTGCTAGCATCTATACATACTCCTGAATTTCTAAACACAATCAAGTGTTCTGGAGTACCAAATCATGAGTTAACTGTGAAGGTTGGGACACCTATAATGCTATTGCGGAACATTGATCATTCTGCCGGGCTGTGTAATGGAACACGCTTAGTAATCACTAAACTTGGAAAACATATCATTGAAGCAAGGAGCATAGCAGGGAGAAATTCTGGCCAAAAGGTGTTTATCCCAAGAATGAACTTAAGTCCTTCGGATCACAGAATACCATTCAGGTTCCAACGAAGACAATTTCCCATTATGGTATCCTATGCCATGACTATCAATAAAAGCCAAGGGCAATCACTTTCGAAagttggtttgattttaaaaaagccAGTTTTTACCCACGGTCAGTTATATGTTGCCCTCTCAAGAGTTACACACAAGAAGGGGCTAAAGGTTTTGTTATGTCATGAGGAAGGTGATAACAAAGAGACAGACAATGTGGTTTTCAAGGAAGTATTCAGAAATGTTGCCTGA
- the LOC140179058 gene encoding uncharacterized protein: MSDTPPNMKKLPHLSEDLIWKIMVKADPKTVGQCRTLSKGWNFRLCTNLFVKANYKENKDRSKSVIVGIGYPPGDYNSIWFVRAYLHSGRQVQFNVPMDANQYGLYSVIGSENGIICIKISLGGLNSRLLVWNPVSDKRRYVTDEASKHSAHAVSLYAFGFLEDEIEYRIVHVYKRAFRQRNMSWSLYTSFEREWTHSGMFKSDVQKLGPKYIVHNGIVYWIGWQGANFFEPASIVTFNLRIQMFHEAKIPPDVPSDYNSLTYFNDGVGYISYSNLAFSRQVLVWQMKRNGDHSIHWERMIRVSGLGIPYTPSLFLGNDIITVMECRDGSGSANDAVRTDFLISRLKYMESRREHLVQRTWQEHVNVKTITMHSDGLYMV, encoded by the coding sequence ATGAGTGACACTCCACCCAATATGAAAAAACTTCCACACCTTAGTGAGGATCTTATCTGGAAGATCATGGTGAAGGCAGATCCTAAGACAGTTGGACAGTGCAGAACGCTAAGCAAGGGTTGGAATTTCAGGCTGTGTACTAATTTGTTCGTGAAGGCAAACTATAAGGAAAACAAAGATCGAAGCAAGAGTGTGATCGTAGGCATTGGCTATCCCCCAGGTGATTACAACTCGATTTGGTTCGTTCGAGCGTATCTTCATTCGGGTCGCCAGGTTCAGTTCAATGTCCCAATGGATGCTAACCAATATGGCTTATATTCAGTCATTGGGTCTGAGAACGGAATCATATGCATAAAGATCTCATTGGGTGGCCTTAATTCTCGGCTTCTTGTATGGAATCCAGTATCGGATAAGAGGCGGTACGTAACCGATGAAGCAAGCAAGCATTCCGCTCATGCCGTTTCTCTATATGCGTTTGGTTTTTTGGAGGACGAAATCGAGTACCGTATTGTGCATGTCTACAAGCGTGCATTTAGACAAAGAAATATGTCATGGTCTCTTTACACTTCATTTGAACGAGAATGGACTCATTCCGGTATGTTTAAGAGTGATGTCCAGAAACTTGGGCCCAAATATATAGTGCACAATGGGATAGTCTATTGGATTGGGTGGCAGGGAGCTAATTTCTTTGAGCCAGCATCCATAGTCACGTTCAACCTCCGCATCCAGATGTTCCATGAGGCAAAGATCCCCCCAGACGTGCCATCTGATTACAACTCACTAACTTACTTCAACGATGGTGTCGGGTATATTTCATACAGTAATCTTGCATTCAGCAGGCAAGTCCTGGTCTGGCAAATGAAAAGAAATGGTGATCACAGCATCCATTGGGAGAGGATGATTAGAGTTTCTGGTCTTGGAATCCCATACACTCCTTCATTGTTCTTAGGCAATGACATAATAACAGTCATGGAGTGCAGAGACGGGTCAGGAAGTGCAAATGATGCCGTGCGAACAGACTTCCTGATTTCGAGGCTAAAATATATGGAATCAAGAAGGGAGCATTTGGTTCAACGCACATGGCAGGAACATGTTAACGTGAAGACAATTACAATGCATTCAGATGGGCTATACATGGTTTAG